A section of the Papio anubis isolate 15944 chromosome 16, Panubis1.0, whole genome shotgun sequence genome encodes:
- the LOC101006785 gene encoding guanine nucleotide-binding protein G(s) subunit alpha isoform X8, whose protein sequence is MRILHVNGFNGEGGEEDPQAARSNSDGEKATKVQDIKNNLKEAIETIVAAMSNLVPPVELANPENQFRVDYILSVMNVPDFDFPPEFYEHAKALWEDEGVRACYERSNEYQLIDCAQYFLDKIDVIKQADYVPSDQDLLRCRVLTSGIFETKFQVDKVNFHMFDVGGQRDERRKWIQCFNDVTAIIFVVASSSYNMVIREDNQTNRLQEALNLFKSIWNNRWLRTISVILFLNKQDLLAEKVLAGKSKIEDYFPEFARYTTPEDATPEPGEDPRVTRAKYFIRDEFLRISTASGDGRHYCYPHFTCAVDTENIRRVFNDCRDIIQRMHLRQYELL, encoded by the exons GGGCGGCGAAGAGGACCCGCAGGCTGCAAGGAGCAACAGCGATGG TGAGAAGGCAACCAAAGTGCAGGACATCAAAAACAACCTGAAAGAGGCAATCGAA ACCATTGTGGCCGCCATGAGCAACCTGGTGCCCCCCGTGGAGCTGGCCAACCCCGAGAACCAGTTCAGAGTGGACTACATTCTGAGTGTGATGAACGTGCCTGACTTTGACTTCCCTCCC GAATTCTACGAGCATGCCAAGGCTCTGTGGGAGGACGAAGGAGTACGTGCCTGCTATGAACGCTCCAACGAGTACCAGCTGATTGACTGCGCCCAGTA cTTCCTGGACAAGATCGATGTGATCAAGCAGGCTGACTATGTGCCGAGCGACCAG GACCTGCTTCGCTGCCGCGTCCTGACTTCTGGAATCTTCGAGACCAAGTTCCAGGTGGACAAAGTCAACTTCCA CATGTTTGACGTGGGTGGCCAGCGTGATGAACGCCGCAAGTGGATCCAGTGCTTCAACG ATGTGACTGCCATCATCTTCGTGGTGGCCAGCAGCAGCTACAACATGGTCATCCGGGAGGACAACCAGACCAACCGCCTGCAGGAGGCTCTGAACCTCTTCAAGAGCATCTGGAACAACAG ATGGCTGCGCACCATCTCTGTGATTCTGTTCCTCAACAAGCAAGATCTGCTCGCTGAGAAAGTCCTTGCTGGGAAATCGAAGATTGAGGACTACTTTCCAGAATTTGCTCGCTACACTACTCCTGAGGATG CTACTCCCGAGCCCGGAGAGGACCCACGCGTGACCCGGGCCAAGTACTTCATTCGAGATGAGTTTCTG AGGATCAGCACTGCCAGTGGAGATGGGCGTCACTACTGCTACCCTCACTTCACCTGCGCTGTGGACACTGAGAACATCCGCCGTGTGTTCAACGACTGCCGTGACATCATTCAGCGCATGCACCTTCGTCAGTACGAGCTGCTCTAA
- the LOC101006785 gene encoding guanine nucleotide-binding protein G(s) subunit alpha isoform X9 has protein sequence MRILHVNGFNGDSEKATKVQDIKNNLKEAIETIVAAMSNLVPPVELANPENQFRVDYILSVMNVPDFDFPPEFYEHAKALWEDEGVRACYERSNEYQLIDCAQYFLDKIDVIKQADYVPSDQDLLRCRVLTSGIFETKFQVDKVNFHMFDVGGQRDERRKWIQCFNDVTAIIFVVASSSYNMVIREDNQTNRLQEALNLFKSIWNNRWLRTISVILFLNKQDLLAEKVLAGKSKIEDYFPEFARYTTPEDATPEPGEDPRVTRAKYFIRDEFLRISTASGDGRHYCYPHFTCAVDTENIRRVFNDCRDIIQRMHLRQYELL, from the exons CAGTGAGAAGGCAACCAAAGTGCAGGACATCAAAAACAACCTGAAAGAGGCAATCGAA ACCATTGTGGCCGCCATGAGCAACCTGGTGCCCCCCGTGGAGCTGGCCAACCCCGAGAACCAGTTCAGAGTGGACTACATTCTGAGTGTGATGAACGTGCCTGACTTTGACTTCCCTCCC GAATTCTACGAGCATGCCAAGGCTCTGTGGGAGGACGAAGGAGTACGTGCCTGCTATGAACGCTCCAACGAGTACCAGCTGATTGACTGCGCCCAGTA cTTCCTGGACAAGATCGATGTGATCAAGCAGGCTGACTATGTGCCGAGCGACCAG GACCTGCTTCGCTGCCGCGTCCTGACTTCTGGAATCTTCGAGACCAAGTTCCAGGTGGACAAAGTCAACTTCCA CATGTTTGACGTGGGTGGCCAGCGTGATGAACGCCGCAAGTGGATCCAGTGCTTCAACG ATGTGACTGCCATCATCTTCGTGGTGGCCAGCAGCAGCTACAACATGGTCATCCGGGAGGACAACCAGACCAACCGCCTGCAGGAGGCTCTGAACCTCTTCAAGAGCATCTGGAACAACAG ATGGCTGCGCACCATCTCTGTGATTCTGTTCCTCAACAAGCAAGATCTGCTCGCTGAGAAAGTCCTTGCTGGGAAATCGAAGATTGAGGACTACTTTCCAGAATTTGCTCGCTACACTACTCCTGAGGATG CTACTCCCGAGCCCGGAGAGGACCCACGCGTGACCCGGGCCAAGTACTTCATTCGAGATGAGTTTCTG AGGATCAGCACTGCCAGTGGAGATGGGCGTCACTACTGCTACCCTCACTTCACCTGCGCTGTGGACACTGAGAACATCCGCCGTGTGTTCAACGACTGCCGTGACATCATTCAGCGCATGCACCTTCGTCAGTACGAGCTGCTCTAA
- the LOC101006785 gene encoding guanine nucleotide-binding protein G(s) subunit alpha isoform X10 — protein MRILHVNGFNGDEKATKVQDIKNNLKEAIETIVAAMSNLVPPVELANPENQFRVDYILSVMNVPDFDFPPEFYEHAKALWEDEGVRACYERSNEYQLIDCAQYFLDKIDVIKQADYVPSDQDLLRCRVLTSGIFETKFQVDKVNFHMFDVGGQRDERRKWIQCFNDVTAIIFVVASSSYNMVIREDNQTNRLQEALNLFKSIWNNRWLRTISVILFLNKQDLLAEKVLAGKSKIEDYFPEFARYTTPEDATPEPGEDPRVTRAKYFIRDEFLRISTASGDGRHYCYPHFTCAVDTENIRRVFNDCRDIIQRMHLRQYELL, from the exons TGAGAAGGCAACCAAAGTGCAGGACATCAAAAACAACCTGAAAGAGGCAATCGAA ACCATTGTGGCCGCCATGAGCAACCTGGTGCCCCCCGTGGAGCTGGCCAACCCCGAGAACCAGTTCAGAGTGGACTACATTCTGAGTGTGATGAACGTGCCTGACTTTGACTTCCCTCCC GAATTCTACGAGCATGCCAAGGCTCTGTGGGAGGACGAAGGAGTACGTGCCTGCTATGAACGCTCCAACGAGTACCAGCTGATTGACTGCGCCCAGTA cTTCCTGGACAAGATCGATGTGATCAAGCAGGCTGACTATGTGCCGAGCGACCAG GACCTGCTTCGCTGCCGCGTCCTGACTTCTGGAATCTTCGAGACCAAGTTCCAGGTGGACAAAGTCAACTTCCA CATGTTTGACGTGGGTGGCCAGCGTGATGAACGCCGCAAGTGGATCCAGTGCTTCAACG ATGTGACTGCCATCATCTTCGTGGTGGCCAGCAGCAGCTACAACATGGTCATCCGGGAGGACAACCAGACCAACCGCCTGCAGGAGGCTCTGAACCTCTTCAAGAGCATCTGGAACAACAG ATGGCTGCGCACCATCTCTGTGATTCTGTTCCTCAACAAGCAAGATCTGCTCGCTGAGAAAGTCCTTGCTGGGAAATCGAAGATTGAGGACTACTTTCCAGAATTTGCTCGCTACACTACTCCTGAGGATG CTACTCCCGAGCCCGGAGAGGACCCACGCGTGACCCGGGCCAAGTACTTCATTCGAGATGAGTTTCTG AGGATCAGCACTGCCAGTGGAGATGGGCGTCACTACTGCTACCCTCACTTCACCTGCGCTGTGGACACTGAGAACATCCGCCGTGTGTTCAACGACTGCCGTGACATCATTCAGCGCATGCACCTTCGTCAGTACGAGCTGCTCTAA